The following are encoded in a window of Aerococcus sanguinicola genomic DNA:
- a CDS encoding GNAT family N-acetyltransferase — protein MANEIIKENNAYVIRSDEGEKIAEITYSPASEDFVIADHTYVDESLRGQGIAGKLLDHLVAEMSKEGKQIKALCPYVVRKFQENPEKYDAINFDKKD, from the coding sequence ATGGCTAATGAAATTATCAAAGAGAATAATGCCTATGTGATTCGTTCAGATGAAGGCGAGAAAATCGCTGAAATTACTTATTCCCCAGCTTCCGAGGACTTTGTGATTGCCGACCATACCTATGTGGATGAGAGCTTGCGCGGGCAAGGAATTGCGGGCAAGTTGCTGGACCACCTGGTGGCTGAAATGTCCAAAGAAGGTAAGCAAATTAAGGCTCTCTGCCCTTATGTTGTGCGTAAATTCCAGGAAAATCCTGAAAAATATGACGCCATTAACTTCGATAAGAAAGATTAA
- a CDS encoding GntP family permease, with translation MEIIGFIGVLAAICLIILFSAKGLNILIGAPLATMVVLVTNRMNVLEWMLSPEQSYLASVGNFFVSMFALFILGTILSQYMQDSHATTSIARTVLKIVGRDKPFNALFALAVIGLLISYGGINSVIVYFAIIPIAHSVFKELDINWRLICIPVFLGVASITMTMLPGTPSPTNVIPAEALGTSMTAGKLLGFGASIVAFIYGVAYMKFRLDKSLANGETFYSYLEDTDQELPDPDESDLDEEEVAEEDIPPFFLSILPMLVLIGIIFMFSEVTNIVVIALLVAVLLCAIFFRKYLNSSDKELLNEGAADAVMPTLAMGSTVAFGTVLIESTGFNFIVTFLNSVLANPVLRLTIVSVALGAITGSSSGTVGILVNTMAPEIIAEGVDPVVVHRISGVASSIFALLPHAGAYITFSSLTHLPQKSTYRDSFAIVGGCHFVALITMLVITYFFY, from the coding sequence ATGGAAATTATTGGATTTATTGGCGTTTTAGCCGCCATCTGTTTGATTATCCTCTTTTCAGCTAAGGGGCTCAATATATTAATCGGAGCTCCTCTAGCGACAATGGTAGTCTTAGTAACGAATCGCATGAATGTACTGGAATGGATGCTCAGTCCTGAGCAGTCTTACCTGGCTTCAGTGGGTAATTTCTTTGTCAGTATGTTCGCACTGTTTATCTTGGGGACGATTCTGTCGCAGTACATGCAGGATTCCCATGCGACGACCTCGATTGCGCGGACGGTCTTAAAGATTGTGGGCCGGGATAAACCTTTTAATGCCCTCTTTGCCCTCGCTGTCATTGGGCTCTTGATTTCTTATGGGGGGATCAACTCGGTGATTGTTTACTTCGCGATTATTCCCATTGCTCACTCGGTCTTTAAGGAACTGGATATTAATTGGCGCTTGATCTGTATCCCTGTCTTCTTAGGGGTGGCGTCAATTACGATGACCATGCTGCCAGGGACCCCTTCACCAACCAATGTTATCCCAGCAGAAGCTCTGGGCACATCAATGACGGCTGGGAAATTGCTCGGTTTCGGGGCGTCGATTGTGGCCTTTATTTATGGGGTGGCCTACATGAAATTCCGCTTGGACAAGAGTTTAGCTAATGGTGAGACCTTCTATTCTTACCTCGAGGATACGGACCAAGAGCTGCCAGACCCTGATGAGTCCGACCTGGATGAAGAGGAAGTGGCTGAGGAAGATATACCACCTTTCTTCTTGAGTATCTTGCCGATGTTGGTCTTGATTGGGATTATCTTTATGTTTAGTGAAGTGACTAATATTGTTGTCATTGCCCTCCTAGTAGCTGTTTTACTCTGTGCTATTTTCTTCAGAAAATATTTGAATTCTTCGGATAAGGAACTCTTGAATGAGGGGGCAGCTGATGCTGTAATGCCAACCCTAGCCATGGGGAGTACAGTGGCATTCGGGACGGTCTTGATTGAGTCGACAGGCTTTAACTTCATTGTGACCTTCTTAAACAGTGTCCTTGCCAACCCAGTCTTACGCTTGACCATCGTGTCCGTTGCCTTGGGGGCTATTACTGGTTCTTCTTCAGGGACAGTGGGGATCTTAGTCAATACGATGGCACCAGAGATTATTGCTGAGGGGGTTGACCCTGTTGTCGTTCACCGGATCTCAGGTGTGGCATCTTCAATCTTTGCTCTCCTTCCCCATGCCGGAGCCTACATTACCTTTAGCTCTCTAACACATCTGCCTCAGAAGTCGACTTATCGTGATTCCTTCGCGATTGTCGGTGGCTGTCACTTCGTTGCTTTAATTACCATGTTAGTGATCACTTACTTCTTTTATTAA
- a CDS encoding universal stress protein: protein MKEIKRILAPVDGSTPAKAALEAAVDLAQHHGADLTILNVIDDFGAYTDASDYTKLSDILYDKNRIKLEEDEAYVKSLGFDRAEIKLLRGEAKDEIVSYAEANDIDLIVVGSTGKGSIRRALLGSVSSYIVRHAHCDVLVVR, encoded by the coding sequence ATGAAAGAGATTAAACGTATTCTAGCCCCTGTGGATGGGTCAACACCCGCCAAAGCGGCCTTAGAAGCAGCAGTTGACTTAGCCCAACACCATGGGGCTGATCTGACGATATTGAACGTGATTGATGACTTCGGTGCTTATACGGATGCTAGCGATTATACCAAGCTGAGCGATATCTTATATGACAAGAACCGGATCAAGTTGGAAGAGGATGAAGCTTACGTCAAGTCCCTGGGCTTTGACCGGGCAGAAATTAAGCTGCTCAGAGGCGAAGCCAAGGATGAGATTGTGTCCTATGCTGAGGCCAATGACATCGATCTGATTGTTGTGGGTTCAACCGGTAAGGGCAGCATCCGCCGGGCCCTCTTAGGCTCTGTATCATCCTATATTGTCCGCCATGCCCACTGCGATGTCCTCGTGGTGCGCTGA
- a CDS encoding GntR family transcriptional regulator, which produces MHILLSSSSDQPIYEQIIQEIQGQILKGSLTPGQQLPSLRQLARDLNVSIITTKRAYEELEQAGFVQSIPGKGTFVAHLNVDFLQEQERLKLDHYLQEAVRTARKLDLNAKDLYQLLQSLFEEEESSS; this is translated from the coding sequence ATGCATATTTTATTGTCGTCATCCAGTGACCAACCAATTTACGAACAAATTATCCAAGAAATCCAAGGACAAATCCTCAAGGGCAGCCTGACACCAGGCCAGCAACTGCCCTCCTTAAGGCAACTTGCCCGTGACCTCAATGTGTCGATTATTACTACCAAGCGGGCCTACGAAGAGCTCGAACAAGCGGGCTTCGTCCAATCCATACCAGGCAAGGGAACCTTTGTCGCCCACTTGAATGTGGACTTCTTACAGGAACAAGAGCGCTTGAAATTAGACCATTACTTGCAGGAGGCGGTCCGTACCGCGCGCAAGCTAGACCTCAACGCCAAGGACCTTTATCAGTTACTACAGTCACTTTTTGAAGAGGAGGAATCGTCATCATGA
- a CDS encoding ABC transporter ATP-binding protein: MTDQAIRLDGVTKAYPSFQLGKLDLAIPKGYITGFIGPNGSGKTTTMQLIMGLIHADQGAIRVLGRSMDQDAITIKDQIGFVYAENPIPENFKIKQLENIVKKAYSQWDTGLFSRYCDQFGLSVDQKIKDFSTGMKFKLALAIALSHHAHLIILDEPSSGLDPIVRREILDLLQEEMLDGETSILISSHNTQELEQIADYIIFIDQGQVVFNASTLDLRDRYRLVKGPVELLEDPEIVALLEGIQTSPHGFKALSQDTQALKENYGQALMIERASLEDIMYHTVKGDSHESTDL, encoded by the coding sequence ATGACAGACCAAGCCATTCGTTTAGACGGGGTGACTAAGGCCTATCCATCTTTCCAGCTGGGTAAGCTTGATTTAGCTATTCCTAAGGGTTATATTACAGGTTTCATTGGCCCTAATGGTTCAGGGAAAACCACCACCATGCAATTAATCATGGGACTCATCCATGCCGACCAAGGGGCTATCCGAGTTCTCGGCCGGTCCATGGATCAAGACGCCATTACCATTAAAGACCAGATTGGTTTTGTCTATGCTGAAAACCCTATCCCTGAGAATTTCAAGATCAAACAATTAGAGAATATTGTCAAAAAGGCCTACAGTCAATGGGACACAGGCCTTTTTTCGCGCTATTGTGACCAGTTCGGCCTTTCCGTCGACCAGAAGATCAAGGATTTCTCGACGGGGATGAAATTCAAGCTGGCCCTAGCCATTGCCCTCTCCCACCATGCCCACTTAATTATTCTCGATGAGCCAAGTTCAGGCTTAGACCCGATTGTGCGCCGAGAAATCCTAGACCTGCTCCAGGAAGAAATGCTGGACGGGGAGACAAGCATTCTGATCTCCAGCCATAATACCCAAGAGCTCGAGCAGATTGCTGACTACATCATCTTTATCGACCAGGGGCAAGTCGTCTTTAATGCCTCGACGCTCGACCTTAGAGACCGTTACCGCTTGGTTAAGGGGCCTGTTGAGCTCTTGGAAGACCCAGAAATAGTAGCACTCCTAGAAGGCATCCAGACCAGTCCCCACGGCTTCAAAGCCCTCAGTCAAGATACGCAGGCGCTAAAAGAAAACTACGGGCAGGCGCTAATGATTGAAAGGGCTAGCTTAGAAGATATCATGTACCACACAGTGAAAGGAGATTCTCATGAAAGCACTGATTTATAA
- a CDS encoding ABC-2 transporter permease, producing MKALIYKDWLQSWKFLAVLLLIACFFTFTLSEDKSASFFPFISLYGAIMCLSTENASDQVFYNSLPVSRSQYVLAHYLFAMASTTALLLIGYALNFLTPTYPFSQAVFYFFLSLLVVALFFPLHLFLGRRISLLIFMVIWFASFTIGPWLMKTFDGGRQVIIWLQSLSTTSLLMAFYLICTCLWGLSLFLSIKYYQQKDL from the coding sequence ATGAAAGCACTGATTTATAAGGACTGGCTCCAGTCTTGGAAGTTCTTAGCTGTCTTACTCCTCATCGCTTGTTTCTTCACCTTTACTTTAAGCGAAGACAAGTCTGCCTCTTTCTTTCCCTTTATCAGTCTCTATGGCGCGATCATGTGCCTGTCCACTGAGAACGCCAGTGACCAAGTCTTCTACAACTCCCTGCCGGTCAGCCGTAGCCAGTATGTCCTGGCCCACTACCTCTTCGCCATGGCTTCGACGACCGCTCTCCTCTTGATTGGCTATGCTCTAAATTTCCTGACCCCCACTTATCCTTTCAGCCAAGCCGTCTTCTATTTCTTCTTGAGCTTGCTCGTCGTGGCCCTCTTCTTCCCCCTCCATCTCTTCCTAGGGCGCCGGATCTCCCTGCTGATTTTTATGGTCATCTGGTTCGCTAGCTTCACCATCGGCCCCTGGCTCATGAAAACATTCGACGGCGGTAGGCAGGTTATCATCTGGCTCCAATCCCTCTCCACCACAAGCTTGCTGATGGCCTTTTACCTCATCTGCACTTGTCTCTGGGGCCTCTCCCTCTTCCTATCCATCAAATACTACCAGCAAAAAGACCTATAA
- a CDS encoding SPFH domain-containing protein: MEEKVLVGKQKGMIVLITYFVLLVLAVLGFIWGINQDGNQAGSNLVIGLALAYIAFAWVFLLGLKVLKPQEALTLTLFGHYYGSLKGAGFYYVNPFAQAFNPAAQTKLGQSGDVSEQPSGASQDKEAISLNLNRQDKKISMKVMTLNNSKQKINDYLGNPVEIGVAVIWKVNDTAKAVFNVDNFKEYLSLQTDTALRNIIRQYPYDVNPRVPIDTSGDGEPDDGSLRGSSEIVAQRIKNEIQERVEFAGLEILEARITHLSYAPEIAAAMLQRQQASALIDARAMIVDGAVGMVDMALAKLEEESVVELDEERKAAMVSNLLVVLCGNNDVSPIVNSGSLY, translated from the coding sequence ATCGAAGAGAAGGTGCTCGTCGGCAAACAGAAGGGCATGATCGTCTTGATCACTTATTTTGTCTTACTAGTGCTTGCTGTTCTAGGATTTATTTGGGGCATTAATCAAGACGGTAACCAGGCTGGATCCAACTTGGTGATTGGTCTAGCCCTGGCTTATATCGCCTTCGCTTGGGTCTTCCTCCTTGGTCTCAAGGTGCTTAAGCCCCAAGAAGCCCTGACTTTAACCCTCTTTGGCCACTACTATGGAAGCCTCAAGGGAGCGGGCTTCTACTATGTCAACCCTTTCGCCCAGGCTTTTAACCCAGCGGCCCAGACCAAGTTAGGACAGAGCGGGGATGTTAGTGAGCAACCTAGCGGGGCCAGCCAAGATAAGGAAGCCATTAGCTTGAACCTCAATCGTCAGGACAAAAAGATCTCGATGAAGGTCATGACCCTCAACAATTCCAAGCAAAAGATTAATGACTATCTGGGCAACCCAGTTGAGATTGGTGTCGCTGTTATCTGGAAGGTCAACGACACAGCCAAGGCAGTCTTCAATGTCGATAACTTCAAGGAATATCTCTCCCTGCAAACAGATACCGCCTTGCGCAATATCATCCGCCAATACCCCTATGACGTCAATCCTCGCGTTCCTATCGATACTAGCGGGGACGGCGAACCTGACGATGGGTCCTTACGCGGGTCTTCGGAAATTGTGGCCCAACGCATCAAGAATGAAATCCAAGAACGGGTGGAATTTGCTGGGCTAGAAATCCTGGAAGCTCGGATCACCCACCTCTCCTATGCACCAGAAATCGCAGCTGCCATGCTCCAACGCCAACAAGCCTCCGCCCTGATCGATGCCCGCGCCATGATCGTGGACGGCGCAGTCGGCATGGTCGATATGGCCCTGGCCAAACTAGAAGAAGAGTCCGTCGTCGAACTCGATGAAGAACGCAAGGCTGCCATGGTCTCCAACCTTCTCGTCGTCTTATGCGGAAATAACGACGTCTCACCCATTGTCAATTCAGGGAGCCTCTACTAG
- a CDS encoding TA system antitoxin ParD family protein: MAKKKQVPLRISDKLYQELAAWAEDDFRSINGQIEYLLTACVKQHKKNGKYVSESQDDHFEPERV, from the coding sequence TTGGCTAAGAAGAAACAAGTCCCCCTCCGGATTTCCGACAAGCTCTACCAAGAACTCGCAGCCTGGGCAGAAGATGATTTCCGCTCGATCAATGGTCAGATCGAATATCTTCTCACCGCCTGCGTCAAACAGCACAAGAAAAATGGCAAATACGTCTCCGAAAGCCAGGACGACCACTTCGAACCTGAGAGAGTGTGA
- a CDS encoding aminotransferase class I/II-fold pyridoxal phosphate-dependent enzyme, which yields MKHVETILAQLGNHSDPRTGAINTPIYLSTAYAHPHLGESTGYDYVRTANPTRDVLQAGIAELEGGKYGFATASGMAAIQLVLEGLLKAGDRIVTLQDLYGGAYRYFHHMEELGVYQFEYCLDQEALEAALKEETAMVFIETPTNPLMVEFDIEAIADLAKAAGALLVVDNTFYTPIIQRPLELGADVVVHSATKYLAGHNDVLAGLVVCSRDDLGEKLDFQLNTTGSTLSVFDSWLVIRGLKTLALRFKQHEKNARAIVDYLKEEPLVTAVNYPGRGGMLSFAIKDTELISDFLQALDIITFAESLGGVESLITYPKTQTHADIPEEVRLSYGLTDEILRISTGIEFAEDLVADLKQAFDAVR from the coding sequence ATGAAACACGTTGAAACGATTTTGGCGCAGTTAGGTAACCACAGCGATCCGCGGACAGGGGCAATTAATACACCAATCTATCTCAGTACAGCTTATGCCCACCCACACTTGGGGGAATCGACGGGTTATGACTATGTGCGCACCGCTAATCCGACTAGAGATGTCTTGCAGGCAGGAATTGCAGAGCTCGAAGGGGGCAAATATGGCTTCGCAACGGCTTCAGGGATGGCAGCTATCCAGTTAGTCCTGGAAGGTCTCTTAAAGGCTGGCGACCGGATTGTTACCCTCCAAGATCTCTATGGGGGGGCCTACCGTTACTTCCACCACATGGAAGAATTAGGGGTCTACCAATTTGAATACTGTTTGGACCAGGAAGCTTTGGAGGCTGCCTTGAAGGAAGAGACAGCCATGGTCTTTATTGAAACCCCCACTAACCCCTTGATGGTAGAATTTGATATTGAAGCCATTGCTGATTTGGCCAAGGCAGCGGGCGCGCTCTTAGTGGTCGACAATACCTTCTATACACCGATTATCCAACGGCCTCTGGAACTTGGAGCAGATGTTGTTGTACATTCGGCTACTAAATACTTGGCTGGCCACAATGATGTTCTAGCTGGCTTGGTGGTCTGTTCGCGCGATGACCTCGGAGAAAAATTAGACTTCCAATTGAACACAACGGGCTCGACCTTGAGTGTCTTTGATTCTTGGTTAGTGATCCGGGGCTTGAAGACTTTGGCGCTTCGCTTCAAGCAGCATGAGAAGAATGCGCGGGCTATTGTGGACTACCTGAAGGAAGAGCCCCTAGTGACAGCCGTGAATTATCCTGGCCGTGGGGGGATGTTGTCCTTTGCTATTAAGGATACGGAATTGATCAGTGACTTCCTCCAGGCCCTAGATATTATTACCTTTGCGGAGAGCTTGGGTGGGGTGGAGAGTTTGATTACCTATCCTAAGACCCAGACCCATGCGGATATTCCTGAAGAGGTCCGGCTCTCTTATGGTTTGACCGATGAAATTTTACGGATTTCGACGGGGATTGAATTTGCTGAAGACTTGGTCGCAGACCTCAAGCAAGCTTTTGATGCTGTGCGTTAA